In one Vidua chalybeata isolate OUT-0048 chromosome 4, bVidCha1 merged haplotype, whole genome shotgun sequence genomic region, the following are encoded:
- the LOC128787367 gene encoding uncharacterized protein LOC128787367 — translation MESRAKNASSQTHRPLLSLDWMRQGTTILNLGQPLPTGLEGLEAISSKQKVLQWLEVHVPSDPETLAKEDEDCENKIDKEQAHEILEEDTTSPVPSDMWEDSSHSHESRDMSEVYSDQELFQREEDESTAAKGEAISKVQSTSPALAGSMDTKDEPSISPARASQQQGEAGRATPTSTGHAPSASSWKVPLVPGVQAGACLLPSQSPGDRSSLTASHATVQQQRQSLFRRALRAVCRAFLGTRRPREQEQQCPAPSARQVPGDSCSKPQQCPLRE, via the exons ATGGAGAGCCGTGCTAAGAATGCCAGCTCCCAGACGCACAGGCCTCTGCTGAGCCTGGACTGGATGCgccag GGAACCACAATTCTCAACCTTGGGCAGCCATTGCCAACAGGCCTGGAGGGGTTGGAAGCCATTTCGAGCAAGCAGAAGGTGCTGCAGTGGCTTGAAGTCCATGTTCCCAGTGATCCAGAGACCTTGGCCAAGGAAGATGAGGACTGTGAAAACAAGATTGACAAGGAGCAGGCCCATGAGATATTGGAAGAGGACACCACATCTCCAGTGCCCTCAGACATGTGGGAAGACAGCAGCCATAGCCATGAGTCCCGAGACATGTCAGAAGTGTACAGTGACCAAGAGCTGTTTCAACGGGAAGAGGATgagagcacagcagcaaaaggagaGGCTATCAGCAAAGTGCAGAGCACatctcctgccctggctggtTCCATGGACACCAAGGATGAGCCCTCCATCTCCCCAGCTCGAGCATCACAGCAGCAAGGGGAGGCCGGTCGCGCCACACCCACAAGCACTGGCCATGCACCATCTGCTTCTTCCTGGAAAGTGCCCTTAGTGCCAGGAGTGCAGGCAGGAGCTTGCCTGTTGCCCTCACAGTCCCCTGGGGACAGATCTTCCCTCACAGCCAGTCATGCCACAGTGCAACAGCAGCGACAGTCCCTGTTCAGGAGGGCACTcagggctgtgtgcagggctTTCCTTGGCACCCGCCGCCCacgggagcaggagcagcagtgccctgctcccagcGCCAGGCAGGTACCTGGAGACAGCTGCTCTAAGCCTCAGCAGTGTCCTCTGAGAGAGTGA